ATGACGTATTCTTGAAAAAAGATGATATCGCTATCGCAGTTAAAACCGAGCTAAATGATGCTATGATGGAATATGGTTATGACATTATTAAAACTCTTGTAACAGATATTGACCCCGATGCACAAGTAAAAGAAGCCATGAATCGTATTAATGCTGCCGATAGAGAAAAAACCGCAGCACAATATGAAGGTGATGCTGCTCGTATTTTAATTGTTGAAAAAGCAAAAGCTGAGGCCGAAAGTAAACGTTTACAAGGACAAGGTATTGCCGATCAACGTCGTGAAATTGCACGTGGCTTAGAAGAATCTGTTCTAGTTTTAAACAAAGTTGGAATAAACTCGCAAGAAGCGTCTGCTTTAATCGTGGTAACACAACATTATGATACACTTCAATCTATTGGTCAACACACCAATAGTAATTTAATATTAATGCCAAATACGCCACAAGCGGGAAGTAATATGCTAAACGAAATGCTTGCAAGTTTTACTGCTAGTAATCAAATTGGTGAGGCTATGAAAGAGGCTAAAGAGAGAAAGAAATTACAATAAACTATTTTTCCTTTTTATATATTTGGCCTCACATATTTTTTAATTTGTGAGGCTTTTTTATAAGCTACCTAATAATGAAAAGGATGGCGTTCCTGCCATTTCTGCTTAGGGTTCATCAATCCAAAAACCTGCTTTAAAACAGCATTTATAAAGCTATTGGTGTGTTTTATATAAACAACCATCGGTTCTGGTTTAGCACCTACAGAGCTTTTAATTTCCATAGCAGTTCTAGCATAAACCACTGTTTTAAAATGATTGCTAATGCCAAACTCCAACATACTATAAAGCATATTTAAATATAACTGATTTTTATATTGATGCGCTTCATCATAGCCTAAAAAATAAGTTTCGAGATGTTTTTCATTTTCTATCAATGTAAAAAACCCAACAAGTTCTTCATTCAAATAATAACCAAAAACTCTAAATCTATTTTGTAATTGCAATTTTAAATTGTAAAAATGATTTTCAGGCAGTATAAATGTATTAAACTTTGCATTGTTAGATACGTTTAAATAAAGCGCGTGTAACTCACTAGAGCTGGCTTTAACAGCACCTAGACTCAATTCTGAACACCTTATACCATTTAACTTGTTTCTCGCTGTTTTATAGCGTCGTTTATATTTTTTATTAAGTGCACTTATATAATCTTTAAAACTTAACCAATTTGGTTGAAGCTTCAAAATCATATTAGGTTGCACTTTAACTTTATGTAATTTATGATTACTAAAAAAGTCGGTTTTTAAATGAATGCTATCATCTAAAAAATAATCTTTAAACATGATGGCTCGTATTGTTTTGTTTTGATTGGTTTTTATATGATTTTTAATAACATATAAAGCTTCAAAAACCAAATTTAAATAAGTAGTTTGTGATATGTTTTCTTTTTGAAAAAATAGCCCATGCTGACCTGTGTGCATCAAATTACCCACTACTAAAATATTACCTTTTAATGCTTTTGAAACCATATCACGAAAAAACTCTTTTACACAAGATACATTAATGTTTCTAAACATATCTTTTAAATACAATTGAACCCTTTGAATGATAGCAACACCTACTAATACCTCTTCATCAAAAATACCCACATAAAAGAATTGAATATTATTAGGAGATGCTTCTTCAAGTGCTTTAAAATATGAAGATTGTAAAAAAATATCATGTACAACAATACTGTCCCATGAATGAGGAAGACTTGTAACCGAATGATAAATTTGAAATGATGTCAAAATATAGAATAAAAAAGACCGAAGTTAAACACTTCAGTCTTTGATTATATTAAAAGTTTACAAAAATTATTTCCAAGCACAAATAATACCGCCCATAATACCAAGTGTTACTATCCAATATCCACTATTTATAAAAATGTATTTTGCACTTTTTCTTTCAAATAAAGCATTGGTGCCTAAAATTGGTAATGCAATAAAAACACCCGTTAATACACCATGAAAAACACCATGCTTAAAAGTTCTAAAAGCTTCGGAATAATCCACCATAAATGCTTCATAAGAAGGTAGAGCCTTTGTTGGATCTCCTCCAATCAAACTAAAAACACCCATTTGATGAATAACAATTCCAGGAAGTGCACTGGCTAATAAAAAGGCAAACAGTAATGCTAAACCAAAAATTTTAAGCATATTACCTCCTTTTATTTGTTCATTGGTTATTCCTGCCGCTTGCATCCAAGCCTTACCAAATACTTTTGGGTGATACCAAATAAATCCTACAACTAAAGCAGAAACTGCTGCTGCAATAATTGCCATTGGGTTTAAAAAATCCATAATAATTTTAGTTAAAGTTAGATGATAAATATAATTAAAATAATAATAAGTATCTAGTTTTTAGATATTTGAAAAAAATTAAACAAGTTTTTGAGATTCTGTAACCAATAACTCATTGCTATCTTCCAATCCTTTATTTATAAAATCAGAAATATCTGTGTTCTTTTCTAAACCGTTTTTTATTAAAACTCCTAAAACAATCATAGTGGCAATACGTGTGCCTACTTTTTTAGTCGCTGTATTAAATAACGGTTGTAGCTCTTCATAAGAAACCCTTTTAGCAAGTTCTTGAATTTCTGCTTTTGCTTTTAATTGTTTAGCTTCAGGTAAATTGGTATATTTTTTTCCTAATTGCTGAATTACATCTATAGCCTTACGTTGTGGTTGTGATGCATTATTTTGTGGTTTATTCTGATTAGGATTTTTGTTTTCAACGGGTTTTTGTTTCTCCCAAGAATCTCTTAGTCCAACTGTTTTATTAAATATTAGATTATTAGAAGCTGAATCTTTATCAACATTAAAATAACCCAATCTTTGAAACTGAAAACGCTCTCCAATTTTAGCTTCCAATAAACTTGGTTCTACAAATGCTTTAATAATCTTTAAAGAATTTGGATTTAAAAACTCCATAAAATCTTTGTCTTGGTGACTATCTGGTGCTTCATCAATAAACAAACGGTCATACTCCCTAACTTCAGCTTTTACAGCATGTTTTATAGATACCCAATGCAAAGTACCTTTTACTTTTTTAGAAGTATCTTCAGAATAGGTACAATTTATTTGTGTAATGTTTTCATCTTCATCCTTTACAACAGATTCTGCTTTAATTATATAAGCATTTTTAAGTCGCACTTCGCCGCCTAACTTCAGTCTAAAAAACTTATTACCAGCAACTTCTTTAAAGTCTTCTTTTTCAATATATAGTTCACGTGAAAATGGTACTTTTCTAAAACCTGCACCATCATCTTCTTGATTATTTTCCGCTTTTAGCCATTCTTCTTTTCCT
The genomic region above belongs to Mariniflexile litorale and contains:
- a CDS encoding SPFH domain-containing protein yields the protein MSFYLIPFIFVGLIILFSSFFTVKQQSAAIIERFGKFLSIRQSGLQLKIPIVDKVAGRLSLKIQQLDVIVETKTKDDVFVKLKVSVQYKVIKDKVEDAFYKLDYPHDQITSYVFDVVRAEVPKMILDDVFLKKDDIAIAVKTELNDAMMEYGYDIIKTLVTDIDPDAQVKEAMNRINAADREKTAAQYEGDAARILIVEKAKAEAESKRLQGQGIADQRREIARGLEESVLVLNKVGINSQEASALIVVTQHYDTLQSIGQHTNSNLILMPNTPQAGSNMLNEMLASFTASNQIGEAMKEAKERKKLQ
- a CDS encoding GNAT family N-acetyltransferase, with product MTSFQIYHSVTSLPHSWDSIVVHDIFLQSSYFKALEEASPNNIQFFYVGIFDEEVLVGVAIIQRVQLYLKDMFRNINVSCVKEFFRDMVSKALKGNILVVGNLMHTGQHGLFFQKENISQTTYLNLVFEALYVIKNHIKTNQNKTIRAIMFKDYFLDDSIHLKTDFFSNHKLHKVKVQPNMILKLQPNWLSFKDYISALNKKYKRRYKTARNKLNGIRCSELSLGAVKASSSELHALYLNVSNNAKFNTFILPENHFYNLKLQLQNRFRVFGYYLNEELVGFFTLIENEKHLETYFLGYDEAHQYKNQLYLNMLYSMLEFGISNHFKTVVYARTAMEIKSSVGAKPEPMVVYIKHTNSFINAVLKQVFGLMNPKQKWQERHPFHY
- a CDS encoding DUF1761 domain-containing protein, yielding MDFLNPMAIIAAAVSALVVGFIWYHPKVFGKAWMQAAGITNEQIKGGNMLKIFGLALLFAFLLASALPGIVIHQMGVFSLIGGDPTKALPSYEAFMVDYSEAFRTFKHGVFHGVLTGVFIALPILGTNALFERKSAKYIFINSGYWIVTLGIMGGIICAWK